A stretch of the Haliaeetus albicilla chromosome 17, bHalAlb1.1, whole genome shotgun sequence genome encodes the following:
- the SLC22A16 gene encoding solute carrier family 22 member 16 isoform X2 has protein sequence MAILKCPAWQCCSGWPGSANLEHIFVDTFLVWCWDQGLGLPHSCGCHRHLVVLRFQACVYFASVFQAMSCGIHYLASVFMAVTPNFVCGIPGNVSSVLFYNSSESSIEDIWTLWTSTENYIVVQLENGEIWELNQCSRFKREVTLDLAYEYKGNKSKFPCSDGFLYDDTKWKSTVVTQWDLVCDREWLAKLIQPTFMLGVLIGAVIFGDIADRLGRQRVIWFTSAGQFVFGIAVAFTFDYYSFVIVRSLLAMVSSGYLVVAFVYVTEFVGIKARTWASMHVHAFFAVGIMVVALVGYLVRTWWVYQIFLSIATLPFVLCCWMLPETPLWLLSEGRYEDAQKVINIMARWNKVSTPCKVSELCSVQQDDLVRTGDNDTSSTKKHNILDLFCNWHIARRTITVWLIWFTGSLGYYVFSLSSVSLGGNEYLNLFLIGAVELPCYIIACIGMDKLGRRNTLIPFLILSALICVLIMFLPQDFNILIILANMAGKFSIGVAFGLIYLYTAELYPTIVRSLAVGSGSMMCRVGSVVAPFCVYLRSVWIFMPLLLVGIMALLSGILTIMLPETLGKPLTNTLVEATEIGRNKKSCSGKTPAHSGAALEKIEMFGQEAVSTEK, from the exons ATTTCAAGCATGTGTCTATTTTGCATCTGTCTTTCAAGCTATGTCATGTGGTATCCATTACTTAGCATCTGTGTTCATGGCTGTTACTCCTAACTTTGTATGTGGGATCCCTGGAAATGTGAGTAGTGTTCTTTTCTACAACTCTTCTGAATCAAGTATAGAGGACATCTGGACACTATGGACATCAACAGAAAATTACATTGTAGTCCAGctggaaaatggagaaatttGGGAACTTAATCAGTGCAGCAGGTTCAAACGAGAAGTCACTTTGGATCTGGCATATGAATACAAAGGCAACAAGTCCAAATTTCCTTGTTCTGATGGATTTCTCTATGATGACACAAAGTGGAAGAGCACTGTTGTTACGCAGTGGGATCTGGTCTGTGACCGAGAATGGCTTGCAAAATTAATCCAGCCTACATTCATGCTTGGAGTCTTGATTGGAGCAGTGATTTTTGGTGACATTGCTGACAG ACTGGGAAGACAGCGTGTTATATGGTTCACAAGTGCTGGTCAGTTTGTATTTGGCATCGCAGTGGCCTTCACGTTTGACTACTACAGTTTCGTGATTGTGCGCTCTCTCCTTGCTATG GTTTCAAGTGGCTATCTGGTTGTGGCTTTTGTTTATGTGACTGAATTTGTTGGCATAAAAGCACGAACCTGGGCTTCTATGCATGTCCATGCTTTTTTTGCTGTGGGAATTATGGTTGTGGCACTCGTGGGATATTTGGTTCGGACCTGGTGGGTCTATCAGATATTTCTCTCCATAGCAACTCTTCCCTTTGTCTTGTGCTGCTGGATGCTCCCAGAAACACCTCTTTGGCTCCTGTCAGAGGGAAGATACGAAGATGCACAAAAAGTAATTAATATAATGGCAAGATGGAATAAAGTAAGCACTCCTTGCAAAGTTTCTGAACTGTGCTCAGTCCAACAAGATGATCTGGTCAGAACGGGTGACAATGACACATCCTCAACAAAGAAGCACAACATCTTAGACCTGTTTTGTAACTGGCACATTGCAAGAAGGACCATCACAGTCTGGCTGATCTGGTTCACTGGAAGTTTGGGGTACTACGTCTTCTCCCTCAGTTCTGTCAGTCTAGGAGGCAATGAATATTTAAATCTCTTTCTCAtag GTGCTGTGGAGTTGCCTTGCTATATCATTGCTTGCATTGGGATGGACAAACTGGGAAGGAGAAACACACTCATTCCATTCCTTATTTTAAGTGCACTGATCTGTGTTTTAATTATGTTCCTACCTCAG GATTTCAATATATTAATTATCTTAGCAAATATGGCTGGAAAATTTTCAATAGGTGTGGCATTTGGCCTCATATATCTCTACACAGCAGAACTGTACCCAACAATTGTAAG GTCACTTGCTGTTGGAAGTGGAAGCATGATGTGCCGTGTAGGTAGTGTGGTTGCTCCTTTCTGTGTATATCTGAGAAGTGTTTGGATTTTCATGCCACTT TTGCTTGTTGGAATCATGGCTCTTCTGAGTGGAATATTAACAATAATGCTTCCAGAAACACTGGGAAAACCATTGACTAATACTTTGGTGGAAGCTACAGAAATtggaagaaacaagaaaagctgTTCAGGAAAGACTCCAGCACACAGTGGTGCAGCATTAGAAAAGATAGAGATGTTTGGTCAAGAAGCAGTCAGCACTGAGAaataa
- the SLC22A16 gene encoding solute carrier family 22 member 16 isoform X3, with the protein MAPSSERLFDSLGHFGRFQACVYFASVFQAMSCGIHYLASVFMAVTPNFVCGIPGNVSSVLFYNSSESSIEDIWTLWTSTENYIVVQLENGEIWELNQCSRFKREVTLDLAYEYKGNKSKFPCSDGFLYDDTKWKSTVVTQWDLVCDREWLAKLIQPTFMLGVLIGAVIFGDIADRLGRQRVIWFTSAGQFVFGIAVAFTFDYYSFVIVRSLLAMVSSGYLVVAFVYVTEFVGIKARTWASMHVHAFFAVGIMVVALVGYLVRTWWVYQIFLSIATLPFVLCCWMLPETPLWLLSEGRYEDAQKVINIMARWNKVSTPCKVSELCSVQQDDLVRTGDNDTSSTKKHNILDLFCNWHIARRTITVWLIWFTGSLGYYVFSLSSVSLGGNEYLNLFLIGAVELPCYIIACIGMDKLGRRNTLIPFLILSALICVLIMFLPQDFNILIILANMAGKFSIGVAFGLIYLYTAELYPTIVRSLAVGSGSMMCRVGSVVAPFCVYLRSVWIFMPLLLVGIMALLSGILTIMLPETLGKPLTNTLVEATEIGRNKKSCSGKTPAHSGAALEKIEMFGQEAVSTEK; encoded by the exons ATGGCTCCCAGCTCCGAGCGGCTCTTCGACTCCTTGGGACACTTCGGCAG ATTTCAAGCATGTGTCTATTTTGCATCTGTCTTTCAAGCTATGTCATGTGGTATCCATTACTTAGCATCTGTGTTCATGGCTGTTACTCCTAACTTTGTATGTGGGATCCCTGGAAATGTGAGTAGTGTTCTTTTCTACAACTCTTCTGAATCAAGTATAGAGGACATCTGGACACTATGGACATCAACAGAAAATTACATTGTAGTCCAGctggaaaatggagaaatttGGGAACTTAATCAGTGCAGCAGGTTCAAACGAGAAGTCACTTTGGATCTGGCATATGAATACAAAGGCAACAAGTCCAAATTTCCTTGTTCTGATGGATTTCTCTATGATGACACAAAGTGGAAGAGCACTGTTGTTACGCAGTGGGATCTGGTCTGTGACCGAGAATGGCTTGCAAAATTAATCCAGCCTACATTCATGCTTGGAGTCTTGATTGGAGCAGTGATTTTTGGTGACATTGCTGACAG ACTGGGAAGACAGCGTGTTATATGGTTCACAAGTGCTGGTCAGTTTGTATTTGGCATCGCAGTGGCCTTCACGTTTGACTACTACAGTTTCGTGATTGTGCGCTCTCTCCTTGCTATG GTTTCAAGTGGCTATCTGGTTGTGGCTTTTGTTTATGTGACTGAATTTGTTGGCATAAAAGCACGAACCTGGGCTTCTATGCATGTCCATGCTTTTTTTGCTGTGGGAATTATGGTTGTGGCACTCGTGGGATATTTGGTTCGGACCTGGTGGGTCTATCAGATATTTCTCTCCATAGCAACTCTTCCCTTTGTCTTGTGCTGCTGGATGCTCCCAGAAACACCTCTTTGGCTCCTGTCAGAGGGAAGATACGAAGATGCACAAAAAGTAATTAATATAATGGCAAGATGGAATAAAGTAAGCACTCCTTGCAAAGTTTCTGAACTGTGCTCAGTCCAACAAGATGATCTGGTCAGAACGGGTGACAATGACACATCCTCAACAAAGAAGCACAACATCTTAGACCTGTTTTGTAACTGGCACATTGCAAGAAGGACCATCACAGTCTGGCTGATCTGGTTCACTGGAAGTTTGGGGTACTACGTCTTCTCCCTCAGTTCTGTCAGTCTAGGAGGCAATGAATATTTAAATCTCTTTCTCAtag GTGCTGTGGAGTTGCCTTGCTATATCATTGCTTGCATTGGGATGGACAAACTGGGAAGGAGAAACACACTCATTCCATTCCTTATTTTAAGTGCACTGATCTGTGTTTTAATTATGTTCCTACCTCAG GATTTCAATATATTAATTATCTTAGCAAATATGGCTGGAAAATTTTCAATAGGTGTGGCATTTGGCCTCATATATCTCTACACAGCAGAACTGTACCCAACAATTGTAAG GTCACTTGCTGTTGGAAGTGGAAGCATGATGTGCCGTGTAGGTAGTGTGGTTGCTCCTTTCTGTGTATATCTGAGAAGTGTTTGGATTTTCATGCCACTT TTGCTTGTTGGAATCATGGCTCTTCTGAGTGGAATATTAACAATAATGCTTCCAGAAACACTGGGAAAACCATTGACTAATACTTTGGTGGAAGCTACAGAAATtggaagaaacaagaaaagctgTTCAGGAAAGACTCCAGCACACAGTGGTGCAGCATTAGAAAAGATAGAGATGTTTGGTCAAGAAGCAGTCAGCACTGAGAaataa